The nucleotide window CACCCTGCTCCTCCACTGTTTTAATGAACAGGTCGGGGCGATGGATAAGACTTTCTGTATAGATGACTGTTCTGCCTCCACATACCAGTGCATTCACCATTTGCCATACAGAGATATCAAAGGTATAGGGAGCCGTAAAGGCCAGTATGGTAGAAGGACTCATGTCGAATTCCTCTATCATGGCCAGCAGGTGGTTTAGCAGACCGGCATGTTCTACCAGCACACCTTTGGGTTTTCCAGTAGAACCGGAAGTATATAATACGTAGGCAAGGTGTTGTTGTGTGGCAACAGGTTGTAATGCAGTACGCGGCTGATTACTCAATATATCTTCTTCATCCGCTGATATTACGGCTGCTGTTATATCTGCAGGCAGCAATACACTACTTCGCTGATTGGTAACCACCACCTGTGCGGCTGTCTCTTCCAGTATATATCTTACCCTTTCTTCCGGGAACTTAGGATCAATGGGCACATAAGCGCCGCCGGCCTTCCAAATGGACAGCACCGCGATGATCATTTCAGGACAGCGGTCAAAAAATACCGGTACTTTGCTGTCCGCTCCAATCCCTTTACTACGCAGGAGATGCGCCAGCTGATTGGTACGTTCATGAAGTGTATGGTAAGTGATTTCCGTTTCTTCAAACTGAATAGCTACCGCATCGGGATATCGCTGCACCTGTTCTTCAAACAGCGTCACCACTGTCTGATCTGCCGGCAGGTCAATCACCGGGCCGGTAGCAAATGTCTGTAACGTTTGTTTTTCCGGAGCAGTCAGCATATTCAGCGTACTGATCTGCTGTGCCGGAGCAGCTGTTACTGACAGCAACAACTGCTTATAGTGTTCGGCCATACGCTCCACTGTTTCTCTGCAAAACAGATCTGTACAGTATTCCACGCCCAGCAGCAGTTCATCTTCTTTGGCCTGCAGGGTAAATATCAGGTCGAATTTGGCAGTGGTTTCTTCCACTTCTTCCATCTCTATAGCAAGGTCACCCAGGCTGAAGGCAGGAATATCCGGTGTGTTATGCAACAGAAACATTACCTGGAACAGTGGATGGCGGCTCAGATCCCTGGTCCTCACTACAGTGTCCACCACTTTCTCAAAAGGCATATCCTGATGCTCATAACCTTCGAGTAATGTATTTTTCACCTGCTGCAGGAAAGTATCGAATCCGGGATTGTTGCCCAGGTCGCTTCTTACAGCCAGTGTATTGATAAAGAACCCTATCAGGGATTCTACTTCCTGTTGTTTTCTGCCTGCCAGCGGTGTACCTACACAGATATCATCCTGGCCACTATAGCGATAAAGCAGCACTTTGAAAGCTGCGAGCAGCGTCATAAACGGCGTTACTCCCTGCTGGCGTGAAAGCACGTTTATTTTATCCGTAAGCTCACGGTCTATGCTGGTGATGAACAGCGCACCGTTATTACGCTGTACTGCGGGCCGTGCATAATCTGTGTGCAGATTCAGCGGCTCCAGGCCAGACATTTTTTTCAGCCAGTAATCCTGCTGACGTGAAAGCACTTCACCTGTAACATAGGTTTTCTGCCAGATGGCATAATCGGCGTACTGTATGGCCAGCGGCTTCAATACAGACTGTCTTTCTGTAGTGTATGCGTCATACAGCTCAGACAGTTCAGCAGCGAGTATAGATACAGACCAGCCATCTGATGCAATATGATGCATGGTGATCATCAACTCATACGTCTCATTGCCTGATTGCAGCAGTGCTGCGCGCATCATATAATCCGATGTAAGATCAAACGACTGATGGCTGTATGCTACAAAATCTTCCGCTGAAGCCAGTTCCAGCAGTTGCCAGTTATCCGCTGGTAATACCAGCTGGTAGGCGATTCCCTCGTTTTCCCTGAAAACGGTCCTCAAGGCTTCGTGGCGTTCTACTATATGGTGCAGGGCATGCTGAAGGGCCTGTCTGTTCACCTTTCCTTTAAGCTTCAGCAAAGTGGAAGTGTGATAGTGCATGCTGCCTTCCAGCTTATCGATAAACCAGAGCCTTTCCTGGCTGAACGACAAGGGGATATACGGAGGTTTGTTTTGTACGATGATTTCCGGCAATACCGTCTTTTCCTGCTGCTGGTCAATGAATGCAGCCAGTGTTTCGATGGTATTACGGGTGAATACATCCCTTACCGACAGCTCGGCGTGCAGCTCCTTACGGACAGCTGCGATAAGGCGGATCGCCATCAGGGAGTGGCCTCCGAGGTGGAAGAAATGGTCCTGTATACCGATCTGTTCTTTATCCAGCAGTTCCTGCCAGATGTTTACCAGCAGCTGTTCTGTATGGGTGCGTGGTGCCACATAGGCCTGGATATTTACCATACTTCCCACCGGTTCGGGCAGTGCCCTGCGGTCCACCTTTCCGCTTGCAGTAAGCGGGAAAGCCTCCATCTTCACCAGCAACGGAAGCATATATTCCGGCAGTTTGTTTCGCAGCCATTCTGTGATTTGGCCCATATCACCTTCTTTTGTGATGATGTAGGCCACGAGATAATTATTGCCGGCAGTGTCTTTTCTGGCTATCACCACCACATCTTCCACCAGACCGCTCTGTTGCAGTACGGCGGAAATTTCTCCCAACTCAATCCTGTAACCACGAACCTTCACTTGTTCATCTTTCCTGCCAACAAATGCGATATTACCATCTGGTAGCCAGCGGGCAAGGTCGCCGGTGCGGTAGAGCCGCTCGCCGGCCCGGAACGGATGCACTACAAATTTCTCTGCTGTCAGCTCCGGCTGGCCGAGATAACCACGGGAAAGCTGGCTGCCGCTTACACAAAGTTCGCCGGCAACACCCACCGGAACAGGACGTAGTGCCGTATCCGTTATATAGATGCGCGTATTGCTCACCGCCTTGCCTATGGATGGCTGTGTACCACCATCTGCCGGCATCAGGTAACTGCTTGTTACCACCGTGTTTTCCGTAGGCCCATAGTTATTTACCAGCTGGTAACCTGCATCAGACAATGATACAGACGACAGCCTGTCACCACCTGTCAACAGATATTGCAATGGCACCTCACGGCCACGCAGCGCCTGTATAATCTCCGGTACCAAACCGGTAGCCACAAAGCTGTGGGTGATCCCTGCTGAAACATACAGCGACACCACGGTTTCAGGCGATAACCGCGCCTCATCGTCCAGCAGCCAGATACCAGCCCCTGCACAGAGGTATGGCCAAAGCTCCCAGCCAAAGGCATCGAAGCCTATACTAGCCATCGCCGTTGCATGGCTCTCTGTACTCACTGCATAATATGCAGTATGCCAGCGCACCAGGTCCACCACGCTGTGATGTTCTATCATCACACCTTTTGGACGGCCCGTAGAACCAGAGGTATAGATTACATAAGCCAGTTGTTTTTCAGATATATCATCTTTCAGAGAGGACACAGGAATGTCCTCCAGTACATTTTCATCCACCAGTATCACATCCCCTTTTACATCACTAAACAGGGAAGCATATTCCGGGGTAGTCAATACCAGTTCACTGCCACTATCGGCAAGCATATACGCAATCCGTTCACGTGGATATCCGGCATCCAGCGGAACATAGGCTCCACCAGCCTTCAGGATACCCAACATACAGATCACCAGCAAGGGGCTGCGGTCCATACATACTGCGACCAGGCTCTCCGCCTTCACACCACGCACTTGCAGGTAATGCGCCACCTGATTGGAACGCTCATCCAGTTCACGGTAAGTCAGTTCAATACCTTCACTTACCAGCGCTACTGCATTTGCAGAAAGCAAAGCCTGTTGCCTGAAGAGCGACACCAGGGTCGCAGGTGCCTGCACAGGCAGTTGTAAAGGTGATGCCGGAAATATCTCCAGCAACTGATATTGTTCGGCGGCAGTTAACATGTTTAATGCTCCGATCAATTGCGCCGGGTCTTCAGTAACCGACTCTAGCAACTGCAGATAATGCTGTCCCATACGTTCAATCGTATCGCTATTGAACAGATCTGTGCAGTATTCCAGTCCGAATGTCAGTTCATCTGCTTTTTCCGTAACAAAAACAGTAATGTCAAATTTGGAAATAGTATGTTCAACATCTCCCGGTGATAATGTGAGGCCGTTCATGTCCACCTCCGCAAAATCCGGCGCATCCTGCAACACAAACATGGCCTGGAAAAGTGGCGTTCTGCTCAGGTCTCTGTTATCGGTAACGGCTTCTACTATTTTTTCAAACGGAAGGTCCTGGTGTTCGTATCCTTCCAGCAGCACTTCTTTCTCCTGTTGTAATAAGGTACTGAAAGCAGTGTCTGCATCAAGATGGCTATATAACGGCAGGGTATCTACGAAGAAACCGGCCATGCTCTCCAGCTCCTGTTGTGTTCTGCCAGCCACAGGTGTTCCTACGCAGATATCCTGTTGTCCGGTGTACCGGAACAACAATACCTTAAAGGCCGACAAGAGGGTAACAAACAGGGTCGTATCCTGCTGTCTGCCCAGCTGGTACAGCTTTTCAGACATTTCCTTACCGATGCTGAAATGCGTAACAGCCCCCTTCTTGCTTTGTATAGCTGGTCTTGGATAATCTGTAGAGAGATTCAGTGGTTCTATACCGGCCAGTTGTTTTTTCCAGTACTGCTGGCTGGCGGATAAGACTGCTGATAAAGAAGCCCGTTGCCAGATAGCGTAGTCAGTATATTGCAGCGGTAATTCCGGAAGCCCGGCTGCCTGTCCTGCAGCGGCTTCATTGTAATAAGCTGCAAATTCCTTTATGATAAGCGCCATTGACCAGGCATCAGCAGCGATGTGATGCACGGTGATGACCAGCGTATGTTCGTCTTCAGATTGTTTCAGGAGCGCTGCACGCAGCATATGATCTTTTGAGAGATCAAAAGGCCGGTAGATAAAATGGCTGATCGCCTGTTGTACATTGCCTTCGTTGGTCGGCTCTTCCAGCTGCCAGCTGTCTTTCGCCAGTACCAGCTGATAACCGGTCCCCTCCTGTTCGTAAACCACCGTCCTCAGTACTTCGTGGCGGTTGATCACTGACTGAAATGCGAATTGCAGTGCATCTCTGTCGACATGCCCTTTTAACTTCAGCACAAGAGGAATATGATAATGTTCGCTGCCCTCCATGGAGTCGATGAACCAGAGGCGTTCCTGGCTAAACGACAGCGGTTTGGGCGTGATATGCGGCTGGGCCGTGATCTGCAGCCTGCGGTTTCCACTTTGTTGCCGGATATAAGCCGCCAGCGTGGCAATCGTTGCATAGCGGAACAGCGCCCGTACGGTAAGGTCGGCGTTGAAAGTTCTGGAGATCACGGCAATCATCCGGATGCCCAGGAGCGAGTTACCACCCAGTTCAAAGAAATTATCGTGGATGCCCACCTTTTCTATGCGCAGCAGGTCCTGCCATATATCAGCGAGCGTCTGTTCTGTTTTATTCCGCGGCGCTACAAAGGCATCTGCGATATGTGCCTCTGCAAGCGGATCTGGTAATGCCCGTTTATCCACTTTCCCGTTGGGCGTGAGCGGCATTTTCTCCAGCTCTACGATCACGGGGATCATATATTCGGGCAGTTTATCTTTCAGATGTAAAAGTGCGGTTTCCCTTTCGAAACCGGCGGGCGCCACCACATAGGCCACCAGCTGTTTGTGGCCTTTATCTTCCCTGGCTACCACCACCGCTTCATTTACAAAGGGCAGCTGATGCAGCACTGCCTCAATCTCACCCAGCTCTATACGGTATCCGCGGATCTTTACCTGATCGTCCATACGGCCCAGGTATTCAATGGTACCGTCCCATGACCAGCGGCCAAGGTCGCCGGTTCTGTACATGCGCCTTGTTTCGCCGGTGGTCAACGGATCTGAAATAAATTTCTCTGCTGTCAGTTCCGGGCGGCCCAGGTACCCGCGGGATACGCCTATACCCGCCACACATATTTCTCCGGCTACGCCTATAGGGCACAGCTCCATATCCTGACTGACGATATAGATGTCCATATTCCGGACCGGCCGGCCCAGTGGCACATTGGCACTGGCGGGCGTTTCATACATGGTATGATGAGTGATATCATCAGAGGCTTCGGTGGGGCCATAGGCATTCACTACAGGAATACGACCATACAACGGATGCGTGAACCACTGCTGTAACAGATGCTGGCTCACCGCCTCCCCTGTTACCATCAGGTATTGAAGCCTGTTCAGTGATACAGTTGTTTTCTCCTGCAACACGGCAGCCAGGTAAGAAGGCACCAGTTCCAGGATGGTCACCTGGTCTTCTTCCACAGCACTGATCAGTGCTGCAGGCTGATAAATATGATCATCATCATACACAACAGTATGCCCACCGCACATCAGTGCTGCGAACATCTGCCATACAGAAATATCAAAAGTATAGGAAGCAGTAAACGCCAGTATGGTTTCGGCATCTATCTGCAGGTCGCCGGTTTTGGCATAGAGGTGATTAAGCATGCCACGATGCTCCACCATCACACCTTTGGGCTTGCCGGTAGAACCGGAGGTATAGATCACATAGCTGAGGTCCTGCGGGGCCGGATTAAAGGCAGGCGCCACTTCGGGGCCAGCTGTCATTTCATCCGGGAGTTCATCTATTATCAGTGTTTCCACGTGACCACCAAAAAGATGACGGGTGGCGCGGCTGCATATTACTAATGAAGCAGTCGTATCTTCCAGGAGATAGGCGATCCTTTCTGCCGGATAGGTAGTATCTACCGGCACATAAGCACCACCGGCTTTCCAGATAGCGAGGATGGCCACAAACATCTCCATAGAGCGCTCCAGGCAGATGGGCACCAGCTTATCTGTTTGAACCCCTTTATTGTGCAGGTAGTGAGAAAGCCTGTTGGACAAGGCTTCCAGTTCACCGTAAGAAAATGCGGCATCACGGTAAACCACGGCCGTACGCTGCGATGCAGCCCTGGCCTGTGCCGAGAACAATGCCGGCAATGTATCATCCACACCATAGGGATCATGGGGAGTAGGACTGCTGAAGCCCGCAAGCAATACCTGTTCTTTAGCAGGAAGCAGGTTCACCTGCTCCACCAAAACATCCGGTGTTTCACGGAACTGATGCAGCACATACAGCAAACGATGCACCAGCGCCGAAATTTCTTCTTTATTAAAATAAGCTACCTGGTAGTCCACCCGTAATTGTAACGGTTGTTGTTTACCGTAATCATACCAGAACATTTCTATCGGGAAAGGCAGGTAACCGCTGGGAATATTGACCAGTACGGAAGACAGCTCTTCTCCGAGGTCCAGGGTAAAGTCAACAGGCGCAAAGTTGACGGCGATCTCTATCAATCCATCATCAGGTCCTACTTTAAAATGCCTGCTCAGGTCACCGATCAGGTAATTCTGATAACGGTAATCTTCGCGCTGGGAAGAAATGACGGATCTGATAAGCTCTGATACGCGGGTACCGGCTTTATAACTTCCGGTAAACGGAATAACACCGGTAAACATACCGGCGATAGCGCGCAGCAGCTTGTTTCTTCTGCGATGCAGGGGAATGCCGAAGATAAAGTCTTCCTGGCCGGAAGTTCTGGCATAATAAATCATCATCGCCGCGATGGTCAGCTGCTGGAGGTTGGCATTTGTATCTGCCTGCAACGCTTCCAGCAAAGCCCTTTCTTCTCCGGCAAATTCAAGGATGAAGGTATTACATTTGTTCTTCATCCCTTCTTCTTCCACAAACCGCTTCTGCAGCAGCTTTGGAGGCAGTGTTCCGATCTTCTGCTTCCAGTATTCTCCTTCCGCCGCATATGCTTCGGAGGCACAAAATGCGGCTGCACGTTTTGCCTCTTCGATATAGGACGGATAGTTAAAGGTAACCGGCTCGCCGGTTACCAGTGATTTATATTTTTTCGCGATATAATGCAGCATGCCTGAAACGCCGTATCCATCCACTATCAGGTGATGATATCTGAAGTAATACCAATGCTCTTCTTCCGAAATATGGATGAGATAATGGTCTGCCAGCATGATATCTTTCTCCACGCGGAAAGGTGTGGCCAGCTTCTCCCTTATCCATTGCTCCACTCGTTCCTTCTTATCTTCTCCCTCCGGAAACTCCATTTCCGTGAGCTCAAACACGGAATAGGTTTCATCCACATAAGCAACCGGCTCTTCATCGCGGAGATCGAAACGCATTTTGAGGACATCGAATACTTCCGGTGCCGAGCGTACAGCTTCGATGAATTTTTCCTTATTAAGACGGCCTGTCAGTTTTAAATATCCTCCCATATTGTAATAGGGAGTGTCTGTATTGATCGCCTGGTCTAAATACACATCCTGTTGAGCCGGATGAAGAGATAAAGTCTGGAGTGTCATAAAATATATCTTGTGGGTTGTTCGGAGGAGAAGAAAGAGCAGCTGCAATTATTATCAGTCGGGCATTTCAGAACCTATTTTCCTCGCGGTGGCCTCTCTGAAATAATAGTATCCGGTAGCAATATCGAAGATGGCCATACCCATCGGGTTGAACATCACCACTTCCGGAGCCTTGTGTTGTTTCAGGGCATCGTTGCAAACAATATCGGAGATGGAGAGCGTATCGTTTTTCTGCAATCCTTTCGCCTTATGCATATTCTCGATGTCTGTGTTCTGGCGGCATACTTCGTCCCAGTCGTCTACCACGATCACATCCACCTGGTCTTTCATATCCACTTTGTAGTCGCGCAGGGAAACGTTGAGCTGAAGGGAGCCGCTACGGGGTGTTTTATCGATATAGGGGGCAGCGGAAACAGTACAGGTCATGAAGATATCCGCATCACTGTATGCTTCTTCCCAGGTGCCGGCTACTTCCACGAGGTGTCTGATTTCAGGATCCACCTGTTCTTTATCAACGCCGGCGATATCGTGGAGGTAAATTTTCGCTATGTTGTCTCCCAGAATAGCGGTCACCATTTTAAGGTGCATTTTTCCGATGGGGCCAAAGCCATTGATGCCAACGATCAGCTTCCTGTTGATGGTATTGGCTTCCAGGTATTTGACGATCATCAGGCCGGATACGGCGGCAGTTCTTACCGCGCTGATCAGCGAAGTGTTGATGACGCACAGCGGAATGCCGCTATCGTGTTCATTCAGGACGGTAACGGAGTTTGCCCGGAGTTTGTTTTTGTAGATATTGTCCGGAAAACTGGCTATCCATTTGATTCCGGCCATAGGCTGGCTTCCGCCGAGATAGGCGGGCATAGCAATGATTCTGTTTTTCGGATCGCCGTACCGCAGATAGGGTTTGATAGGCTGGGAATAATCGTTCTGGTGGAGGGCGGCCACGGATTCACTGATTACTTCTGTCAGTTTTTTCCAGTCAAATCCGATAGACCTGATGTCATCAGCATTCAGATAAAGCATATATATTTCTTTAAATCATGAAATCATCCTTGTGCAGAAGTGGCGGGTTGCAGTTTTTCAGCCAGCTGGTCTACCCATTCCTGGTCGTAAATAGTATCCAGGTAGGTATGTCCTTTATCCGGGAAGATCAGCAGGGATTGAGGTCTATCTGTATGCTCACTGTATTTCGCATAGTTTTTGGCGGCCAGGTATACCGCGCCGGAAGAGGCACCTGCGAAGATGGCCTGTTCATTGAGCAGTTGGTGGCAGCCTTTGATGAGGTCCAGCTGTGAAACGATCACCACATCGTCGATGATGGCATTTTCGATGATGGGTGGTATTTTGCTGGCGCCTATGCCGGAGATATAGCGTTTGCTGCCTTCCTTGCGGAAGATCACGGAGCCTTCCACATCCACACCAATGATTTTGATCTCTGGTCTTTTCTGTTTCACACTTCTGGAAATCCCTGTGATGGCGCCACTGGAGCTCACAGCGATGAAGATATAATCCAGCTTGCTGAAGGAGGTGATGATCTCGTGTCCGAGGCCGTAGTATCCTTTGTAATTGTTGGGATCTGCGTACTGGTCGGCGATGAAAGCGTTGTCCATGCCGGCATATAATTCGTTCACCGTGTCTATTCTGGTGAGCAGGTAGCCGCCGGTATGGTCTCTTTTAGTCACCTTCACTACTTTGTAGGAGGTGAGGTTGAGCAAAGCCTCGTATGCTTTATTGATATTGGGGTCGATGACAGGAATAAATTTCAGGTGTAACCTTTTACAGATGGAAGCCACCGCTATAGCGAGGTTTCCGGAGCTGGAGGCGATGATGGTGGTACCTTCGTTGATGGCGCCGGATTTGATGCCATTGTAGATAATGCTGAAAGCTGCGCGGTCTTTTGAGCTGCCAGAGAAGTTGTTGTACTCCAGTTTGGCAAAGAGATCGGCATGTTCATTTTCCAGGGGGATGAGGGGTGTCTGGCCAATAAAGGCGGCGAGTTTATTAAGTTCAGTTAACATTTATTCAGGATTTAACGACTTGGTTAACGAATTGGAGATGAGAAAATTGAGGTATGAAGAATGCTGCGACAATGGCAATAGCATTCCCATTTCCTGATACAGGAAGGACAGAATATTCGGATAGAATTTTGTTGTTAATGCAATAGGATTCCCGCCGGGACAGCCATTAATGCTGAAACCGTGAGCATGTTTCCAAATACGGGAATGACCTGCGGGAAGGGTTTATGCAGTACTCTAAGCGTATTTATTTGTTGACATAAGAAAATATTTTGGATAGTTAATTTATACGGGTTTCCTCACGCTATCACTATCATGGGCGGAGTAGACAATGATAAGGGTTCCTTAATTGTTCATATAATGGTCAAATATGATGATAATAATCGAGGCATGTTGTTATTATCATTCAAATACTGGGTTTCTATTCTCTGCACCCATCCGGGATAATATTTTGTGACCGCTGTAATTTTACAATAAGGCTTGTTGAATTATTCAGGATTTAAAAACGATTACAAAAGTATACAAGCTTAGTATAAAGGACAATCCCCAAATCAGGTGTTTTTCACACCCCTGAAATTAGGGGGTATCTACATCAGACTATTTTCAGTGGCAATTTTTATGACAGCCGCCATACTGTTGACTTTGAACTTCTCCATGATTTTCTTCCGGTGCCCGTCCACCGTATAGGTGCTGATGAACAGCTGCGAGGCGATTTCCTGTGAGGTATTCCCCTGCCCTATCAGTGACAGCACCTCTTTCTCGCGCCGGGTGAGATGAGGCAGCTGCAGGACCACTTCAGAGCTTTTATTATTGAGCACCTTCTGGGTGCCGGTGCAGAAATAAATACCGCCATCGTGAACTTTTCTGATAGCATCCGGTATCTCTTCCATAGGAGTATTTTTCAGTATATATCCACTGGCTCCATTCCCGACTGCAGACAATATGATATTTCTGTCGTTGCTGTTGCTCAGCACTACAATACTTACCTGGTTATACGTTTTTCTGATATCTCCGCAGAGCACTATCCCATTGATATCGGGAAGATTAATATCGAGCAGGATGATATCCGGCTGAAATTCACGCAGGGCCTGCAAAGTATCTTTCCCGGATGAGACCTGTTTTTCCAGTACCACATCCGGTTCATTCAAGAGCAGGTTCTTCAAACCTTCCAGTACAATAGGATGATCATCGACAGTAATAATTCGAATCATAAATTTATCATATTAAACTTCCCCGGTTATATCCGTCCTTTTTTGTGCGGCAGAACGGGTGGAGGCCATTATTTTAATTTACCAGGCAGTGAAAACTCCGGGTTAACATCAGTACTGCAGCATGGCTGCATTCAACATTATGTCGCGGGATAGCTGTATAGCATGAGGTAACGGCAAACATCCATCACCTGGGGGTACTTCTCTCTTTTCTTCCCAATCAAACAATAGCATGTATTTCCACACATTGTCCAAGTTTTCATAGTAATAACAAAAGGGTTCTCTCAATTCCCCGCCGGCATCACCGGAGAGGTGTTTGTTTCAATATACTATCATTCCTTTAACCGTGTTAACACAGGAGCTTCCATGCTACTGCATTTCTTCCGCCGGAGACAGATGGTGGAATGGGGTAACGCGACTCCAGGCTGGCTTCCACGGTGCCAGGGATTATTAAAACATCCCCGGCCAGGTCAACAACTTATGCTTCAGTAAAATACTGCATTCATATTTTGCGGCCTAAAATTAGTAATTCTATTTCTTTTCAAGCTGCACCCGGACAAAAAATATTCATTTTTTTTTGCGTACTGTATTACGTGCAAGCATCACCGTTACCCGCGGTGCTATTACGCTGCAGCTGCCTGCACAGGAATATAACGGCCGCCCCTGCTACTATAATTCAGCAGCAATAAATTACTGCAATTAAGTGGACCTTCTCACTGCAAAGTTTGCTATCCTTCCGGAAAAAAGACGCTAAACAAAGACACCTGTTAGCAATGCAAACGATCACCAATTGAAATGAAAAATATGGATGGGAATGATAACTGAGATACCGGATTACCGGCATCCCTACCGCAAAACACGCCTGTGTTTGATTAACTATCCCTTAAAACAAATAGCAGCACACAAACCTGAACTTTTTAGTATATTGTGAAGAGGACCCAAAGGACATGGAATTTAAACAGTAGCGCATGTGTGTGGGGAGAAGATTCCATCCTTCAATAATAGCAATGGGAGATCAGACTGGCCCTATTGGCCGGCCTGCTTCGATACCCACAAATGAATATACCCTTCCAAAGTGGCTTACAAGCATTAATTTATTTCAGATAAAACGGACCGACTCAATGCTGTAATACCGGCTATATATTATAACAACACCGCATCGGCAGAACAATTTCCCCGGAATCGCAGTCCGGATGAATTACACAAAAATAGGTTTTAACTATTAAATTATAGAATCTATTGATTATGACTATATCTTCAATATCCTAATTTTATGGCCTGCACAATACCAGGTGCAAAGCATGAGTTCATTCCGTACCCAAAACTTTTAAAAATGGAAAAAGAATTAAAAGACATCAGTAAATGCCCGTTTCATAATGGCAGCATGAAGAACAACGTTGGCGGTGGCGGCACCAGAAACCGTGACTGGTGGCCTAATCAGTTAAAGCTCAGTATCCTGCGCCAAAACTCGTCCTTATCCAACCCGATGGGTGAAGATTTTAACTATGCCGAAGCTTTTAAAAGTCTGGACCTGGAAGCTGTGAAAAAGGATCTTCATGCGCTCATGACCGACTCACAGGAATGGTGGCCGGCCGATTTCGGGCATTATGGCCCCTTGTTTATCCGCATGGCATGGCATAGTGCGGGCACCTATCGTGTAGGTGATGGCCGCGGTGGAGCCGGCGCAGGTCAACAACGTTTTGCGCCGATTAACAGCTGGCCCGATAACGTCAGCCTCGACAAAGCCCGCAGACTGCTCTGGCCTATCAAACAAAAATATGGCCGTAAAATATCCTGGGCGGATTTGCTGATCCTCACCGGTAACATAGCCCTGGAGTCCATGGGCTTCAAAACATTTGGCTTTGCCGGCGGACGTGAAGATGTATGGGAAGCAGATGAAGCAGTATACTGGGGTGCAGAAACCACCTGGCTGGGCGGTGACCTGCGTTATGCCCATGGTTCGCCCGGTGTGGAAGAAAACCACGGCGTACTGGTATCAGACGAAAAAACCGATGGCGACATA belongs to Chitinophaga sp. HK235 and includes:
- a CDS encoding 2,3-diaminopropionate biosynthesis protein SbnB — encoded protein: MLYLNADDIRSIGFDWKKLTEVISESVAALHQNDYSQPIKPYLRYGDPKNRIIAMPAYLGGSQPMAGIKWIASFPDNIYKNKLRANSVTVLNEHDSGIPLCVINTSLISAVRTAAVSGLMIVKYLEANTINRKLIVGINGFGPIGKMHLKMVTAILGDNIAKIYLHDIAGVDKEQVDPEIRHLVEVAGTWEEAYSDADIFMTCTVSAAPYIDKTPRSGSLQLNVSLRDYKVDMKDQVDVIVVDDWDEVCRQNTDIENMHKAKGLQKNDTLSISDIVCNDALKQHKAPEVVMFNPMGMAIFDIATGYYYFREATARKIGSEMPD
- a CDS encoding response regulator transcription factor, giving the protein MIRIITVDDHPIVLEGLKNLLLNEPDVVLEKQVSSGKDTLQALREFQPDIILLDINLPDINGIVLCGDIRKTYNQVSIVVLSNSNDRNIILSAVGNGASGYILKNTPMEEIPDAIRKVHDGGIYFCTGTQKVLNNKSSEVVLQLPHLTRREKEVLSLIGQGNTSQEIASQLFISTYTVDGHRKKIMEKFKVNSMAAVIKIATENSLM
- a CDS encoding pyridoxal-phosphate dependent enzyme, yielding MLTELNKLAAFIGQTPLIPLENEHADLFAKLEYNNFSGSSKDRAAFSIIYNGIKSGAINEGTTIIASSSGNLAIAVASICKRLHLKFIPVIDPNINKAYEALLNLTSYKVVKVTKRDHTGGYLLTRIDTVNELYAGMDNAFIADQYADPNNYKGYYGLGHEIITSFSKLDYIFIAVSSSGAITGISRSVKQKRPEIKIIGVDVEGSVIFRKEGSKRYISGIGASKIPPIIENAIIDDVVIVSQLDLIKGCHQLLNEQAIFAGASSGAVYLAAKNYAKYSEHTDRPQSLLIFPDKGHTYLDTIYDQEWVDQLAEKLQPATSAQG